From Paenibacillus graminis, a single genomic window includes:
- a CDS encoding vWA domain-containing protein, with translation MQRKINLLLLLFSLLGGGVAFVLGELLLDQRPYDLPSIVLVGIYFAIVALGVGLGCLLAEMISPKLNGLSWKQRYLGFSWKMLPLTLVLLFAVGSVMEFVYELNFGGVKPVKDVVMVIDDSGSMMQSDPDNSRYKAAESLVQRMDEDNKVAVVTFSQDATVVQPLIPLSSSANREQVTSVINSLKTTDGGTNISGALTEAMGVINSDNQSGRGAMVILLSDGFSQFDTSKELTEYVDRGIAVNTIGLALDDPSGSALLQDIATTTGGQYYDVTKADLLGGVFQQIYDRLGDRTLLTERSDYTADSPYYAGVRILALLLVGTALGIGLGIVFDNRHLARSFGVGGAVSGLLAGLILEFGLDGHAFGDAMTRLLALLVLAAIIALFTFVIPFGEGRLSRKRGRSTDAAAPSSAGFPSSRRNRGSKGF, from the coding sequence CCGTCGATTGTGCTGGTCGGCATCTATTTTGCTATAGTGGCACTTGGGGTCGGCCTGGGCTGCCTGCTAGCGGAGATGATCTCGCCAAAATTGAACGGCTTGTCGTGGAAGCAGCGGTATCTGGGTTTTTCGTGGAAGATGCTGCCTTTGACGCTGGTGCTGCTGTTCGCGGTGGGCTCCGTAATGGAGTTTGTGTATGAGCTGAACTTCGGCGGCGTGAAGCCGGTCAAAGATGTGGTCATGGTCATTGATGACTCCGGCAGCATGATGCAGAGCGATCCGGACAACAGCCGCTATAAGGCAGCCGAATCACTGGTGCAGCGCATGGATGAAGATAACAAGGTGGCTGTGGTCACGTTCAGTCAGGACGCCACGGTGGTTCAGCCGCTGATCCCGTTGTCCAGCTCAGCGAACCGTGAGCAGGTAACATCAGTTATTAATAGTCTGAAGACCACAGATGGCGGTACAAATATCAGCGGTGCGCTCACAGAAGCCATGGGTGTAATTAACAGTGACAATCAGTCTGGACGGGGAGCCATGGTAATCCTGCTGTCCGACGGCTTCAGCCAGTTTGACACCTCTAAGGAACTTACGGAGTACGTAGACCGCGGGATTGCCGTAAATACGATTGGCCTGGCGCTGGATGATCCGTCAGGATCAGCGTTGCTCCAGGATATTGCCACCACTACCGGCGGGCAATATTATGATGTGACCAAGGCAGATCTTCTCGGAGGTGTGTTCCAGCAAATCTATGACCGGCTGGGCGACCGGACACTGCTGACTGAGCGCAGTGATTATACGGCGGATAGCCCGTATTATGCCGGAGTACGGATTTTGGCGCTGCTGCTTGTGGGTACGGCTCTGGGGATCGGACTTGGCATCGTGTTTGACAACCGCCATTTAGCGCGTAGCTTTGGCGTCGGCGGTGCGGTTTCCGGCTTGCTTGCCGGACTGATTCTGGAATTTGGCCTGGACGGCCATGCCTTCGGTGATGCTATGACCCGTTTGCTGGCCCTGCTTGTTCTGGCTGCGATCATTGCATTGTTCACCTTTGTGATCCCTTTTGGAGAAGGACGGCTTTCCCGCAAAAGAGGACGAAGCACCGATGCGGCTGCTCCATCGTCCGCAGGCTTCCCGTCTTCGCGCAGAAACCGGGGCAGCAAAGGGTTTTGA
- a CDS encoding DUF4430 domain-containing protein, with protein sequence MKTFYSAKSFVLGLVLLLVISVTGTAVVPAGQVFAAAEAAANTGTDSVTDAVYAADTFAEGKAGASLAAADTGEQVTVSQATYSAAEYILSGGVTSEWQAIGLAQAGYRVPESYAKSLAQKVQAAGGSFPNVTDYARIVLAVRSVGGDPANFAGSGSGAGFNLLEGIYNSDKISGQSLNAAVYALLALDSGSYMLPGDAKWNQASLLGEILSKQNSDGGFALFPGGASEPDMTAIVLTALAAHKNDPAALTAGQQAVAWLAAKQDSSGGYGDSSESAAQAIIGLSSFGVDPASGEFAKNNTDLLKRLLSFRLASGAFAHNQGGSANVLATEQGLQALVAYNLFSGGANGKLYDFSKPVVQNPLVYVPLTIEGPENTLGQGSAYAGNVLEALEKVAAANGLPITNPSGSYVTGIGSIHAGATGGYDGWMYAVSRGGEWVIADVGMKDFKLKESDRVLVYYTGSATQLVDKVTLSKAQPREGEAFTVTVTQKTWVWDGSASNPVTTSAADVQVTVGDKTATTDKDGKAGFTEGFAAGNYTLSVTGYTAGKAPKIAKYTQTLKVAPLNVKATVSVEGPQGSITEGTLEAANALDALKKQAASGNIPLDITESSFGSYVSGINGIQSGTYNGYWSFVVSRGGEWIYPSVGMGEFILQPSDHVLVYYGGGATQVVNSVTLSAAQPKPGEAFTVTVAQKQWVWNDKTYTSDPVVTRAEGVQVRIGETTVTTDKQGAALFEKGLPAGAYTLAVTGYVADSTPKIVRYTQPLTISDTAVVPQPVSAAISVIGDSAKGTILSSTTVALNAGETAYSLLIRQLGSRVAATTSGGSTYVVAIDGLKEFDRGPKSGWKYSVNGSDPGFSAGDYKLNNGDVLVWYYTTDYDTPPAGTGGLPGSAGSVAIAADNTLPLNQVGQTTAVTNSGAPMTASEAAALSQKLTANTAAFEQEVTPGAGAALKDSGSEVQLLIPAGAVSGTVKISMKENSSSRGELVSGIYTFGPDGTKFVKPVELSITVPVKAGNPANLALAWLDPATGRWIPVPSVLDAKTGIITGKISHFTDYAVVDRSKWEPQAEQLKKDIAATAKGITAAEELSDWQALGLARSGYKVPAAYLEGVKEQLSASQGQLRKVTDYERLVLGVAAAGADPQNFGGYNLIEKIYNNDNMTSQGSNGLIFALIALDSGSYTVPPGAKWTKERLVQALLEVQSKDGGFPLTAGGAADPDITAMAVTALSAHTGQTTVAAAADKAIAWLSQQQQEDGGYKQAGVENSESTAQVIIALAAAGIGPNDSRFVKAKGGLLSHLASFRQADGGYAHTQGQPANSVATEQALLALTAYNRYLTGGGNLFSISPSGVAGGAVFTDENLISAWALESVHQAYSKKLMEGISGNSLVFAPKQKITRAEFAALLLRLTHNEPSAATGAPAFSDVKTGAWYYGVVLKAKELGIADGITDTTFNPNGIISRQDMAVMITRALKLDNTATAAAPQAAKFTDEGRISNYALSAVRTVTELGYMTGFGGTFDPASAVTREMAAVVAVRLP encoded by the coding sequence ATGAAGACATTTTATTCTGCCAAGTCTTTTGTGCTTGGTCTGGTCTTATTGCTGGTAATTTCGGTTACGGGTACAGCGGTGGTTCCTGCTGGACAGGTTTTTGCCGCGGCGGAAGCCGCCGCTAACACAGGCACGGACAGTGTCACGGACGCAGTATATGCTGCTGATACTTTTGCGGAAGGAAAAGCCGGTGCTTCCCTGGCTGCAGCGGATACCGGGGAACAGGTAACTGTCTCGCAGGCAACGTATTCGGCTGCAGAATATATACTCAGCGGCGGTGTAACGTCGGAATGGCAGGCGATCGGCTTGGCCCAGGCGGGCTACCGGGTGCCGGAGAGCTATGCCAAGTCGCTTGCGCAAAAAGTACAGGCAGCGGGAGGCAGCTTCCCGAACGTGACGGATTATGCGCGGATTGTGCTTGCTGTGCGGTCGGTCGGCGGGGATCCGGCTAATTTTGCCGGCAGCGGATCGGGCGCAGGCTTCAATCTGCTGGAGGGCATCTACAACAGCGACAAAATCAGCGGCCAGTCGCTGAATGCTGCAGTATACGCGCTGCTCGCGCTGGACTCCGGCAGCTACATGCTTCCCGGTGACGCCAAATGGAATCAGGCGTCGCTGCTGGGCGAAATTCTGTCCAAGCAAAATAGCGATGGGGGGTTTGCTCTGTTCCCGGGAGGAGCGAGCGAACCGGATATGACCGCTATTGTGCTGACTGCGCTCGCTGCGCACAAGAATGACCCCGCTGCCTTGACAGCGGGACAACAAGCAGTAGCCTGGCTGGCAGCCAAGCAGGACAGCAGCGGCGGCTACGGGGACAGCAGTGAAAGTGCAGCCCAGGCTATTATCGGTCTGTCTTCCTTTGGCGTGGACCCTGCCAGCGGCGAGTTTGCCAAGAATAATACCGACTTGCTAAAACGGCTGCTGAGCTTCCGGCTGGCTAGTGGAGCCTTTGCGCATAACCAAGGCGGGAGCGCCAACGTGCTGGCTACGGAGCAGGGCCTGCAGGCCCTGGTGGCCTACAATTTGTTCAGCGGCGGAGCAAACGGCAAGCTGTATGATTTCTCTAAACCGGTGGTGCAGAATCCGCTGGTCTACGTGCCGCTGACAATCGAAGGGCCTGAGAATACATTGGGCCAAGGCAGCGCCTACGCGGGGAATGTACTTGAAGCATTGGAAAAAGTAGCCGCTGCGAACGGTCTGCCGATTACGAATCCGTCCGGCAGTTATGTTACTGGCATTGGCAGCATTCATGCAGGAGCTACCGGCGGTTATGACGGCTGGATGTATGCAGTCTCTCGTGGCGGTGAATGGGTAATCGCAGATGTAGGGATGAAAGACTTCAAGCTGAAGGAATCAGACCGGGTGCTGGTTTATTATACAGGCAGCGCTACGCAGCTTGTCGATAAAGTGACCCTATCTAAGGCACAGCCGAGAGAGGGTGAAGCTTTTACCGTCACAGTCACCCAAAAAACATGGGTATGGGATGGCTCAGCTTCCAATCCGGTGACTACAAGCGCCGCCGATGTGCAGGTGACGGTTGGGGACAAGACCGCAACAACAGATAAAGACGGCAAAGCCGGGTTTACAGAGGGTTTCGCTGCAGGGAATTATACACTTTCCGTTACAGGATACACAGCAGGGAAGGCGCCTAAGATTGCAAAATATACACAGACGCTTAAGGTAGCTCCTCTCAATGTAAAAGCCACAGTATCGGTTGAGGGGCCACAGGGCTCCATCACCGAAGGTACGCTGGAAGCGGCTAATGCGCTGGACGCACTGAAGAAGCAAGCGGCATCCGGGAATATTCCGCTGGACATTACGGAGTCTTCTTTTGGCAGCTATGTCTCGGGCATCAATGGAATTCAGAGCGGAACCTATAACGGGTATTGGAGTTTTGTAGTTTCCCGCGGAGGGGAGTGGATTTATCCGTCTGTGGGGATGGGGGAGTTCATCCTTCAGCCTTCCGATCATGTGCTGGTCTATTACGGCGGGGGAGCTACCCAAGTTGTCAACTCCGTAACGCTCTCCGCTGCCCAGCCTAAACCGGGCGAAGCATTCACGGTAACCGTTGCCCAGAAGCAGTGGGTGTGGAATGATAAGACATATACCTCTGATCCGGTTGTTACCCGGGCGGAGGGTGTGCAAGTAAGGATTGGAGAGACTACAGTAACAACCGATAAGCAGGGTGCAGCGCTCTTTGAAAAGGGCCTGCCTGCGGGGGCGTATACGCTTGCCGTGACGGGATATGTTGCGGACAGCACGCCGAAGATTGTCCGCTACACGCAGCCATTGACCATTTCGGATACAGCAGTGGTGCCTCAGCCGGTATCGGCAGCCATTTCGGTTATCGGCGACAGCGCTAAGGGGACTATACTGTCCAGTACCACAGTAGCTCTGAATGCCGGAGAAACAGCGTACAGCCTGCTGATCCGCCAGCTGGGAAGCCGCGTGGCAGCTACAACCTCCGGCGGAAGCACTTATGTCGTTGCTATCGATGGCTTGAAGGAGTTTGACCGCGGGCCAAAAAGCGGATGGAAATATTCCGTAAATGGCAGCGATCCGGGATTCAGTGCCGGAGATTACAAATTGAACAATGGGGATGTTCTTGTCTGGTATTATACGACAGATTATGATACTCCTCCGGCAGGTACGGGTGGTCTCCCTGGTAGTGCGGGAAGCGTCGCCATCGCAGCGGACAACACTCTTCCGCTGAACCAGGTGGGGCAGACGACAGCAGTTACAAATTCAGGTGCACCAATGACGGCGTCTGAAGCGGCAGCCTTGAGTCAAAAACTAACCGCCAATACGGCTGCCTTCGAGCAGGAGGTTACTCCCGGTGCGGGAGCGGCTTTGAAGGACAGCGGCAGCGAGGTACAGCTGCTGATTCCGGCCGGTGCAGTCTCCGGAACAGTGAAGATCAGCATGAAGGAGAACAGCTCCAGCCGCGGCGAGCTGGTGTCGGGTATCTATACGTTCGGACCGGACGGAACGAAATTTGTGAAGCCGGTTGAACTTTCCATCACCGTGCCGGTAAAAGCCGGCAATCCAGCTAATCTTGCTTTGGCTTGGCTCGATCCGGCCACAGGCCGCTGGATTCCGGTTCCTTCCGTTCTGGATGCCAAGACAGGTATCATTACCGGAAAAATCAGCCATTTTACAGATTACGCAGTAGTTGACCGCAGCAAGTGGGAGCCGCAAGCTGAGCAGTTGAAGAAGGACATAGCCGCTACAGCCAAAGGGATAACAGCCGCAGAAGAGCTAAGTGATTGGCAGGCTCTCGGGCTGGCCCGCTCGGGTTATAAGGTGCCTGCTGCTTATCTGGAAGGGGTAAAGGAGCAGCTGTCAGCCAGCCAGGGCCAGCTCCGCAAGGTTACGGACTATGAGCGTCTGGTGCTGGGTGTGGCCGCTGCAGGTGCAGATCCGCAGAACTTCGGCGGCTATAACCTGATTGAAAAAATCTATAACAATGACAATATGACCAGCCAAGGCAGCAACGGTCTGATTTTTGCCCTGATCGCCCTGGACAGCGGCTCCTATACGGTGCCTCCGGGTGCCAAGTGGACCAAAGAACGTCTGGTTCAGGCCCTGCTGGAAGTTCAAAGCAAGGACGGCGGCTTCCCGCTGACCGCGGGCGGAGCAGCTGATCCCGATATCACGGCTATGGCGGTTACCGCACTGTCAGCTCATACCGGTCAGACAACGGTTGCAGCGGCAGCAGACAAAGCCATCGCCTGGCTGTCGCAGCAGCAGCAGGAAGACGGCGGCTACAAGCAGGCAGGTGTAGAAAACAGTGAGAGCACAGCGCAGGTCATCATTGCCCTGGCTGCAGCGGGTATCGGCCCGAATGACTCGCGGTTTGTCAAAGCCAAAGGCGGATTGCTCAGCCATCTCGCTTCCTTCCGTCAAGCGGACGGGGGATATGCCCATACCCAGGGGCAACCGGCTAACAGCGTAGCCACCGAGCAGGCGCTGCTGGCATTGACCGCCTATAACCGTTACCTGACGGGCGGGGGGAACCTGTTCAGCATTTCTCCTTCCGGGGTGGCCGGTGGGGCAGTGTTCACCGACGAGAACCTGATTTCGGCCTGGGCGCTGGAATCCGTGCATCAGGCTTACAGCAAGAAGCTGATGGAGGGCATCAGCGGGAACAGTCTGGTTTTTGCGCCGAAGCAGAAGATTACCCGGGCGGAATTTGCCGCCCTGCTGCTGAGATTGACCCATAACGAGCCGTCTGCGGCTACCGGTGCGCCGGCATTCAGCGACGTCAAAACCGGCGCATGGTATTATGGAGTAGTGCTGAAAGCGAAAGAGCTCGGCATTGCCGATGGGATCACAGACACAACCTTTAATCCGAACGGAATCATTTCCCGCCAGGATATGGCTGTCATGATTACAAGAGCACTCAAGCTGGACAATACAGCTACTGCGGCAGCCCCGCAAGCAGCGAAGTTTACGGACGAAGGCCGGATCAGCAATTATGCGCTATCCGCTGTCCGTACAGTTACGGAGCTGGGCTATATGACCGGATTCGGCGGAACCTTCGACCCGGCATCGGCTGTGACCAGAGAAATGGCCGCTGTTGTGGCGGTGAGACTGCCATAA
- a CDS encoding DUF4430 domain-containing protein — MSKSIQQWLSAPLLLLSAAVLLAGCASGADTAGGVQSPAASTAAVQSPQPATQASPLPGDAASPVPSALADGKEAPPSGAESAGTPEGAAVSAPPVSSGAAAKPAPSAAAVTEPASVTGSAAPATAKASAGPAKPAAGAKPAASTKPAATAKPAAGTKPATAKPAATAKAPAASQPAAAASAAPAKPAGAVNTVTLSIVGDKEHGTIFAAAAVDVKDGESALELLKRVTRSNKIQMEYQGAKSFAYVEGIDNLYEFDQGPESGWIYKVNGEVPGKGAGSYTLQPGDTVEWLYTLDMGKDVGAEVQ; from the coding sequence ATGTCCAAGTCCATCCAGCAATGGTTGTCCGCCCCGCTGCTGCTTCTGTCCGCAGCGGTGCTGCTCGCCGGCTGCGCATCCGGCGCAGACACAGCCGGCGGGGTGCAGAGCCCCGCCGCGAGCACGGCTGCGGTGCAGAGCCCGCAGCCCGCAACCCAGGCGTCCCCTCTCCCGGGGGACGCCGCAAGCCCCGTGCCATCCGCCTTAGCGGACGGCAAGGAGGCCCCGCCGTCCGGCGCGGAATCCGCCGGGACGCCTGAGGGGGCGGCTGTGTCTGCGCCGCCCGTCTCCTCCGGCGCGGCAGCAAAGCCCGCGCCGTCTGCCGCTGCCGTAACGGAGCCAGCTTCCGTTACGGGCAGCGCAGCCCCGGCCACGGCGAAAGCCTCGGCCGGGCCAGCGAAGCCTGCAGCCGGGGCGAAGCCGGCAGCTAGCACGAAGCCTGCCGCCACGGCGAAGCCGGCAGCCGGCACCAAACCGGCGACAGCGAAGCCTGCCGCCACGGCGAAAGCCCCGGCAGCCTCGCAGCCGGCGGCAGCAGCTTCAGCCGCCCCGGCGAAGCCTGCCGGGGCCGTAAATACCGTCACGCTCTCCATTGTCGGGGACAAGGAGCACGGGACCATTTTTGCGGCGGCTGCCGTTGATGTCAAGGACGGCGAGAGTGCGCTGGAGCTGCTGAAGCGCGTCACCCGCAGCAATAAAATTCAAATGGAATACCAGGGAGCCAAAAGCTTCGCTTATGTGGAAGGCATCGATAATCTGTATGAATTTGACCAAGGCCCCGAGAGCGGCTGGATCTACAAGGTTAACGGTGAAGTTCCGGGCAAAGGGGCAGGCAGCTACACACTGCAGCCGGGCGATACCGTGGAGTGGCTGTATACGCTGGATATGGGCAAGGATGTAGGGGCGGAAGTGCAATGA
- a CDS encoding energy-coupling factor transporter transmembrane component T: MSSGFRAMHPSVALLYYAGLLLFATLLFHPLFLATEIAGLTLLLVLQGQGRQLLRGLPFFLLMAVSVAVLNPLFSHRGAHILFYFMDQPVTLEAVLYGLMMMSVLLTVFILFISYSYTVTTDKFMYLFAGAAPRTTLLTLMALRFVPLFQRRLRQITMIQRIRGVDAGKGSLRSRMRDGMTLLKVLLTWSLEEALQTADSMKARGYGIRKRSVYGIYKLDLQDKVILLLLAASGLIPLLFWIKGYGVLEIYPRMKPMHFGWADAAMYASFCVFVLMPPALEGKEKWLWRSSRRSVYPSAIPRKTGTRFMSSHLR, from the coding sequence ATGAGCAGCGGCTTCCGTGCAATGCATCCCTCGGTGGCGCTGCTCTACTATGCCGGGCTGCTGTTGTTCGCCACCCTGCTGTTTCACCCCCTGTTCCTGGCTACAGAGATTGCCGGACTGACCCTTCTGCTGGTGCTGCAGGGACAGGGGCGGCAGCTGCTGCGCGGACTCCCTTTTTTTCTGCTGATGGCTGTTTCAGTTGCCGTGCTGAACCCCTTGTTCTCACACAGGGGGGCGCATATTCTGTTTTATTTTATGGATCAGCCGGTTACACTGGAGGCCGTTTTGTACGGGCTGATGATGATGTCGGTCCTGTTGACTGTTTTTATTCTGTTCATTTCTTACAGCTACACGGTCACCACGGATAAATTCATGTATCTGTTTGCTGGGGCTGCACCCCGGACTACTCTGCTGACGCTGATGGCGCTGCGATTTGTGCCTTTGTTCCAGCGGCGTCTGCGCCAGATCACCATGATCCAGCGGATTCGGGGAGTGGATGCCGGCAAAGGCAGCCTGCGCTCCAGAATGAGGGACGGCATGACGCTGCTGAAGGTGCTGCTGACCTGGTCGCTGGAGGAGGCGCTGCAGACGGCGGACTCGATGAAAGCACGGGGCTACGGCATCCGCAAACGAAGTGTATACGGAATTTACAAGCTGGACCTGCAGGATAAAGTCATTTTGCTGCTGCTCGCGGCAAGCGGGTTGATCCCGCTGTTGTTTTGGATAAAAGGGTACGGGGTGCTGGAGATTTATCCGCGGATGAAGCCAATGCACTTCGGCTGGGCCGATGCCGCGATGTATGCAAGCTTCTGTGTGTTCGTGCTGATGCCACCGGCCCTCGAAGGAAAGGAGAAATGGTTATGGAGATCCTCGCGGCGGAGCGTTTATCCTTCAGCTATCCCGAGGAAGACAGGGACTCGCTTCATGAGCTCTCATTTACGGTAG
- a CDS encoding ABC transporter ATP-binding protein, which produces MEILAAERLSFSYPEEDRDSLHELSFTVEEGEFVVLLGPSGGGKTTLLRHLKCELAPVGKASGKIAYKGQPLSDLPAELAAAEIGMVFQNPDAQIVMDTVWHELAFSMENMGYPPAVMRSRLAEIAGLFELEPLLYKPVHELSGGQKQLLNLASVLLLQPKLLLLDEPTSQLDPVAAREFLQTLHRLNEEMSVTVIISEHRLEEVLPLADRVLLLEEGVLRFQGTPRDFVREAGQELHAPHMAYLPTAARLFLTLEPDAVQAPRESIPLTVREGKRWLHALAAAGEPGMGAAATGASNLAAPASESGLLLSCREVTFRYSKDGAEVLKKLSLSLYRGELLAVMGGNGAGKSTLLHVLNGLLKPQRGKVTLAKGVTSGFLAQNPLLYFSYDTVQEELQQMAEYAGLSKEESGREIARLLEIFQLGGLLPSHPHDISGGQQQKLALAMVMLLGPGILLLDEPTKGLDPGAKERLAALLGDLRRQGVSILLVTHDVEFAARYASRCAMLFDGGITSEGTPEEFFSSNYFYTTAVNRMARELLPQALTIEDVMNAWSAFASRS; this is translated from the coding sequence ATGGAGATCCTCGCGGCGGAGCGTTTATCCTTCAGCTATCCCGAGGAAGACAGGGACTCGCTTCATGAGCTCTCATTTACGGTAGAGGAAGGTGAGTTTGTCGTGCTTCTCGGCCCTTCGGGCGGCGGCAAAACCACGCTCCTGCGCCATCTGAAGTGCGAGCTTGCGCCCGTAGGCAAGGCCAGCGGGAAGATTGCTTATAAGGGACAGCCGCTATCCGATCTGCCTGCAGAGCTTGCAGCCGCAGAAATCGGGATGGTGTTCCAGAACCCCGACGCACAGATCGTGATGGATACGGTGTGGCATGAGCTGGCCTTTTCGATGGAGAATATGGGCTATCCGCCGGCGGTAATGCGCAGCAGGCTGGCGGAGATCGCCGGCTTGTTCGAACTGGAGCCGCTGCTGTACAAACCGGTGCACGAGTTATCCGGCGGGCAAAAGCAGCTGCTGAACCTGGCCTCGGTTCTGCTGCTGCAGCCCAAGCTGCTGCTGCTGGACGAGCCGACCTCGCAGCTTGATCCGGTCGCCGCACGGGAGTTCCTCCAGACGCTGCACCGGCTGAATGAAGAGATGTCGGTGACGGTCATCATCAGCGAGCACCGCCTGGAAGAGGTGCTGCCGCTGGCTGACCGGGTGCTGCTGCTGGAAGAAGGGGTACTGCGGTTCCAGGGGACGCCACGTGACTTTGTACGCGAGGCCGGGCAGGAGCTTCACGCTCCGCATATGGCGTATTTGCCCACTGCTGCGCGGCTGTTCCTCACACTGGAGCCGGATGCGGTTCAAGCGCCCCGCGAGTCCATCCCGCTGACCGTGCGGGAAGGCAAGCGCTGGCTGCATGCCCTGGCTGCTGCGGGAGAGCCGGGGATGGGGGCGGCGGCCACAGGCGCGTCCAACCTCGCTGCTCCTGCATCTGAGTCCGGGCTGCTGCTCAGCTGCCGGGAAGTGACCTTCCGCTACAGCAAGGACGGAGCAGAGGTGCTCAAGAAGCTGTCGTTATCTCTGTACCGGGGAGAGCTCCTGGCTGTGATGGGCGGAAATGGAGCCGGGAAATCGACGCTGCTGCATGTCCTGAACGGCCTGCTTAAGCCCCAGCGCGGCAAGGTGACGCTTGCTAAGGGGGTTACAAGCGGCTTCCTGGCCCAGAATCCGCTGCTCTACTTCAGCTATGATACGGTTCAGGAGGAGCTGCAGCAGATGGCCGAGTATGCCGGATTGTCCAAGGAGGAGTCGGGCCGGGAAATTGCCCGCCTCCTGGAAATCTTCCAGCTTGGCGGCCTTCTGCCCAGCCATCCGCATGATATCAGCGGCGGGCAGCAGCAGAAGCTGGCGCTCGCCATGGTGATGCTGCTGGGCCCCGGTATTTTGCTGCTGGACGAGCCGACCAAGGGACTCGATCCGGGAGCCAAAGAACGGCTCGCAGCTTTGCTGGGAGATTTGCGCAGGCAGGGAGTCAGTATCCTGCTGGTGACGCATGATGTCGAGTTTGCCGCGAGATATGCCTCGCGCTGCGCGATGCTGTTTGACGGCGGCATTACGTCGGAAGGGACGCCGGAGGAATTTTTCAGCAGCAACTATTTCTATACAACGGCAGTCAACCGCATGGCCAGAGAGCTGCTGCCGCAAGCCTTAACGATAGAGGATGTGATGAACGCGTGGTCCGCTTTCGCTTCCCGCTCCTGA
- a CDS encoding ECF transporter S component has protein sequence MVRFRFPLLIALGLFVAGLALTSALKDRHYMLLSLVLLAVALLPLFIRLERRPLESRELVLLAVLSAVAAVSRIPFAALPSVKPVSAIVILSAYVFGAEAGFIIGAVAALVSNIYFGQGPWTPWQMFAWGMVGLTAGWLRNTWWMNKKGGMLAFGFVWGFLFGWIMNIWYLISLPDALSWGLVAAAYASSFYLDLAHALSNVFFLAVLAGGWTKVLKRFRKKYGLLQE, from the coding sequence GTGGTCCGCTTTCGCTTCCCGCTCCTGATTGCCCTCGGGCTGTTTGTGGCCGGCCTTGCGCTGACCTCAGCGCTGAAGGACCGCCACTATATGCTGCTCAGCCTTGTGCTGCTGGCGGTAGCCCTGCTGCCGCTGTTCATCCGTCTGGAACGGCGTCCGCTTGAATCCAGAGAGCTGGTGCTGCTGGCGGTGCTGTCCGCTGTCGCTGCGGTCAGCCGGATTCCTTTTGCCGCCTTGCCCAGTGTGAAGCCGGTATCGGCCATCGTTATTCTTTCGGCCTATGTCTTTGGGGCTGAAGCCGGATTTATCATCGGCGCGGTGGCCGCGCTCGTGTCCAATATCTACTTTGGGCAGGGACCCTGGACGCCCTGGCAAATGTTCGCCTGGGGCATGGTCGGTCTGACCGCAGGCTGGCTGCGGAATACCTGGTGGATGAATAAAAAGGGCGGAATGCTTGCATTCGGCTTTGTCTGGGGATTTTTATTCGGCTGGATTATGAATATCTGGTATCTGATCAGTCTGCCGGATGCGTTAAGCTGGGGGCTCGTGGCTGCCGCGTATGCGTCAAGCTTTTATCTGGACCTCGCCCATGCCTTGTCTAATGTCTTTTTCCTGGCTGTTCTGGCCGGAGGCTGGACCAAAGTGCTGAAGCGGTTCCGCAAAAAATACGGCTTGCTCCAGGAGTGA